The following proteins come from a genomic window of Geothrix edaphica:
- the ruvA gene encoding Holliday junction branch migration protein RuvA, translated as MIGRLRGELIQKLPNLALVECGGVGYAAAISLSTYGLLPEVGAQVLLHTELLVRENEIALLGFSSAQERELYRLLVKVDGVGPKLALAALGALNLEDLVRAIRGRDVKTLTRIPGVGKKTAEKMCFELSEKMGGLSGLDGLAGTASGDPWEESLRSAMTNLGFKEDAVLPVVADLRASKPPLAEAIRLALKALQR; from the coding sequence ATGATCGGACGCCTGCGCGGGGAACTCATCCAGAAGCTGCCGAACCTGGCCCTCGTCGAGTGTGGCGGGGTGGGCTACGCCGCGGCCATCAGCCTCTCCACTTACGGCCTGCTGCCGGAGGTGGGCGCCCAGGTGCTGCTGCATACGGAACTGCTGGTGCGCGAGAACGAGATCGCCCTGCTGGGCTTCTCCTCCGCGCAGGAGCGGGAGCTCTACCGGCTGCTGGTGAAGGTGGATGGCGTGGGGCCCAAACTGGCCCTGGCCGCCCTGGGCGCCCTGAACCTCGAGGACCTGGTGCGCGCGATCCGGGGCCGGGACGTGAAGACCCTCACCCGCATTCCCGGTGTGGGGAAGAAGACCGCCGAGAAGATGTGCTTCGAGCTGTCGGAGAAGATGGGCGGCCTCTCGGGGCTGGACGGCCTCGCGGGAACTGCCTCGGGCGACCCCTGGGAGGAGAGCCTGCGCTCGGCCATGACGAATCTTGGCTTCAAGGAGGATGCGGTGCTGCCGGTGGTGGCTGATCTCCGCGCCTCGAAGCCGCCCCTGGCGGAGGCCATCCGCCTTGCTTTGAAGGCCCTGCAGCGATGA
- a CDS encoding tetratricopeptide repeat protein: MVRPWIKLLDPDLTALKAAAGTSFEDRLKLARAFNGRARHAEAQEILDQLLVEDRSHAEAWFERLLCFSDNTGEEEGLELLGQLESLRDEHPELGGHLRNLGYLRLLLQDMDGAELALQQALAVDGQDPKALELAGLVQLHRGHPAEAKAWLLKALSLRPKDPRTLRLLAIAMDQLADWTGAEAQLVAALQTDGSYYWGWHALGEMLLKRGELAEGLRCIQRARSLHVCDPASYFILAEIFSEQGHLELAQGQLHTLMLLAPPAPVLAEAQALLGELKRDMGDREGAVSYFSLATETDPDASNPWAALGDMAREECRWDDALRCYREALMREPDAADLQVQLGYALLETRQGPAAEQAFLQALENDPSEYSAYLGLSEVYRFANRCEDQMGMVDQAMTLAPDDSDVWNARGVALEVAGRLQEATEAYEKALALEPSHRKAANNLGFVLEKRMDQGEPELRSRALEAWKQRLLICRDAGQSMKMATEHLTKLGVGEETLREWLRPEFLAAEMEG; this comes from the coding sequence ATGGTACGACCCTGGATCAAGCTGCTGGACCCCGACCTGACGGCCCTCAAGGCCGCCGCCGGGACTTCCTTTGAAGACCGCCTGAAGCTGGCCCGCGCGTTCAACGGACGTGCCCGCCACGCCGAGGCCCAGGAGATCCTCGACCAGCTGCTGGTCGAGGACCGCTCGCACGCGGAGGCCTGGTTCGAGCGCCTGCTCTGCTTCAGCGACAACACCGGAGAGGAGGAGGGCCTGGAGCTGCTGGGGCAGCTCGAGTCGCTCCGCGACGAACATCCGGAACTCGGCGGTCACCTGCGCAACCTGGGCTACCTGCGCCTCCTCCTCCAGGACATGGATGGCGCGGAGCTCGCCCTCCAGCAGGCGCTCGCCGTGGATGGGCAGGACCCCAAGGCCCTGGAGCTGGCGGGCCTCGTGCAGCTCCACCGCGGCCACCCCGCCGAGGCCAAGGCCTGGCTGCTGAAGGCCCTGAGCCTGCGACCCAAGGATCCGCGCACCCTGCGCCTGCTCGCCATCGCCATGGACCAGCTCGCCGACTGGACCGGGGCCGAAGCCCAGCTGGTGGCGGCCCTCCAGACGGACGGCTCGTACTACTGGGGCTGGCATGCCCTGGGCGAGATGCTGCTGAAACGCGGCGAACTCGCCGAGGGCCTGCGCTGCATCCAGCGGGCCCGCAGTCTGCATGTGTGCGACCCCGCCAGCTACTTCATCCTCGCGGAGATCTTCAGCGAGCAGGGCCACCTGGAACTGGCCCAGGGGCAGCTCCACACGCTGATGCTGCTTGCCCCGCCAGCGCCGGTGCTGGCCGAGGCCCAGGCCCTCCTGGGTGAGCTGAAGCGCGACATGGGCGACCGGGAAGGCGCCGTCTCCTACTTCAGCCTCGCCACGGAAACCGATCCCGACGCGTCGAACCCCTGGGCGGCCCTGGGCGACATGGCCCGCGAGGAATGCCGGTGGGACGACGCCCTCCGCTGCTACCGGGAGGCCCTCATGCGCGAGCCCGATGCCGCGGACCTCCAGGTCCAGCTGGGCTACGCGCTCCTCGAGACACGGCAGGGACCCGCCGCGGAGCAGGCCTTCCTCCAGGCCCTGGAGAACGACCCCAGCGAGTACAGCGCCTACCTGGGCCTCTCCGAGGTGTACCGCTTCGCCAACCGCTGCGAGGATCAGATGGGCATGGTGGACCAGGCCATGACCCTGGCCCCCGACGATTCCGACGTGTGGAACGCCCGGGGCGTGGCACTGGAAGTGGCGGGACGCCTCCAGGAGGCCACGGAGGCCTACGAGAAGGCCCTGGCCCTGGAGCCCAGCCACCGCAAGGCGGCGAACAATCTGGGATTCGTGCTCGAGAAGCGCATGGACCAGGGCGAACCCGAGCTGCGGAGCCGCGCCCTGGAAGCCTGGAAGCAGCGGCTGCTCATCTGCCGCGATGCAGGCCAGAGCATGAAGATGGCCACCGAGCATCTCACCAAGCTCGGCGTGGGGGAGGAGACCCTCCGTGAGTGGCTGCGACCGGAGTTCCTCGCGGCCGAGATGGAAGGCTGA
- a CDS encoding acetoin utilization protein AcuC gives MAALIYRPEYAGYDFGPEHPFTPARLSMLLDLIHSLGHPTSPIAAPAATREEILSVHDEAFVAMVEALDRGETRPEAEQFGLGTPDNPVFPGMDLAARWLVGGTLHGARLLMAGTETRVLQLGGGLHHAQKDRAAGFCMYNDLAVAIQACVDHGWRVAYLDIDLHHGDGVQSLFYGNDRVLTISLHETGHYLYPGTGHIQELGTGPARGLSVNVPLEPFTEAESYLEAFEAVVPRALAEFSPHILVVQAGADAHFADPLGDLALTTQTFQALHRRILDLAEAHTQGRVLVTLGGGYEAQVVARVWTILYLTLMDLPIPEALPQDWLDRWQHLLGADVGRTLHDPTPAYPELPGRAERNRRNQDVVGRLLDSLVRYWL, from the coding sequence ATGGCAGCACTGATCTACCGCCCGGAATACGCCGGGTACGACTTCGGGCCGGAGCATCCCTTCACGCCGGCGCGGCTGAGCATGCTCCTGGACCTGATCCACTCCCTGGGACACCCGACCTCGCCCATCGCGGCCCCGGCGGCGACCCGGGAGGAGATCCTGTCTGTCCACGACGAGGCCTTCGTCGCGATGGTGGAGGCCCTGGACCGTGGCGAGACCCGCCCGGAGGCCGAGCAGTTCGGCCTGGGCACTCCGGACAATCCCGTCTTTCCGGGCATGGACCTCGCGGCCCGCTGGCTGGTGGGCGGCACCCTCCACGGCGCACGCCTGCTGATGGCGGGAACCGAGACCCGCGTGCTCCAGCTGGGCGGCGGGCTGCACCATGCCCAGAAGGACCGCGCCGCCGGCTTCTGCATGTACAACGACCTGGCCGTGGCCATCCAGGCCTGCGTGGACCACGGCTGGCGCGTGGCCTACCTGGACATCGACCTCCATCACGGGGATGGCGTCCAGAGCCTGTTCTACGGCAATGACCGGGTGCTGACCATCAGCCTCCACGAGACCGGGCACTACCTCTACCCCGGCACCGGCCACATCCAGGAGCTGGGCACCGGCCCCGCGCGAGGCCTGAGCGTGAACGTCCCCCTGGAGCCCTTCACAGAGGCCGAGAGCTACCTGGAGGCCTTCGAGGCCGTGGTGCCCCGGGCCCTGGCCGAGTTCTCGCCCCACATCCTGGTGGTGCAGGCGGGCGCGGACGCACACTTCGCCGACCCCCTCGGCGACCTGGCCCTGACCACGCAGACCTTCCAGGCGCTTCACCGCCGGATCCTCGACCTGGCCGAAGCTCACACCCAGGGCCGGGTACTCGTCACGCTGGGCGGCGGCTATGAGGCCCAGGTGGTGGCCCGCGTCTGGACAATCCTCTACCTCACCCTGATGGATCTCCCCATCCCCGAAGCCCTCCCGCAGGACTGGCTGGATCGCTGGCAGCACCTCCTGGGCGCGGACGTCGGCCGGACCCTCCACGACCCGACCCCGGCCTATCCGGAACTGCCCGGCCGGGCGGAACGGAACCGCCGCAACCAGGACGTGGTCGGGCGGCTGCTGGATTCCCTCGTCCGCTACTGGCTCTAG
- a CDS encoding AMP-binding protein: MSGREAFLRARDFLVAHRDDHATACRDFRWPVLDTFNWALDYFDAYAVGNDRPALWIVEEGGSETKVSFQELSRRSNQVASSLRAMGVKRGDGVLIMLDNVLPLWEVMLACIKLGAVLVPSTLLLSQADLQDRIERGGIRHLVVDSAQTGKFDGLDASLTRISVGAAVAGWHDVSELLAGSASFAPDAATRATDPMLLYFTSGTTAKPKLVVHTHQSYPVGHLSTMYWVGLREGDIHYNISSPGWAKHAWSSFFAPWNAGACIFIYRAARFSAPATLQVIADKGVTTLCAPPTVWRLFIQEDLAAYKVKLRALVGAGEPLNPEVITQVEKAWGLTIRDGYGQTETTAIVGNSPGQKVKAGSMGRPLPGFTVALLDADGKEAEEGEIALKLSPRPTSLMAGYKDDPSKMEKALAEGWYRTGDVATRDADGYLCFVGRADDVFKSSDYRISPFELESFLIEHESVAEAAVVPSPDPLKLAVPKAYIILRAGFEPDRGTALALFRFIRERLSPYKRIRILEFGDLPKTISGKIRRVELRKRAAEQTHSSTEFREEQFPELK; this comes from the coding sequence ATGAGTGGTCGCGAAGCCTTTCTCCGTGCCCGGGATTTCCTCGTCGCGCATCGGGACGACCACGCCACGGCCTGCCGCGACTTCCGCTGGCCGGTCCTGGATACCTTCAACTGGGCCCTGGACTATTTCGATGCCTACGCGGTGGGCAACGACCGCCCCGCGCTGTGGATCGTCGAGGAGGGTGGCTCGGAGACGAAGGTCAGCTTCCAGGAGCTGTCCCGGCGCAGCAATCAGGTGGCCAGCTCGCTGCGGGCCATGGGCGTCAAGCGGGGCGATGGCGTGCTGATCATGCTGGACAATGTCCTCCCCCTCTGGGAGGTGATGCTGGCCTGCATCAAGCTCGGCGCGGTGCTCGTCCCCTCCACGCTGCTGCTCTCCCAGGCGGACCTCCAGGACCGCATCGAGCGGGGCGGCATCCGGCATCTGGTGGTGGACTCCGCCCAGACCGGCAAGTTCGACGGCCTGGATGCCAGCCTCACCCGCATCAGTGTGGGCGCTGCGGTGGCCGGCTGGCATGACGTGTCCGAGCTCCTGGCGGGATCGGCCTCCTTCGCGCCCGATGCGGCCACCCGTGCGACGGACCCCATGCTGCTGTACTTCACGTCAGGCACCACGGCCAAGCCCAAGCTGGTGGTCCACACTCACCAGTCCTATCCCGTGGGCCACCTGTCCACGATGTACTGGGTGGGCCTGCGCGAAGGGGACATCCACTACAACATCAGCTCGCCTGGCTGGGCGAAGCACGCCTGGAGCAGCTTCTTCGCGCCCTGGAACGCCGGGGCCTGCATCTTCATCTACCGGGCCGCCCGCTTCAGCGCGCCGGCCACGCTCCAGGTCATCGCCGACAAGGGCGTGACCACCCTCTGCGCGCCTCCCACCGTGTGGCGCCTATTCATCCAGGAGGACCTCGCGGCGTACAAGGTGAAGCTCCGGGCCCTGGTGGGTGCTGGCGAGCCCCTGAACCCCGAGGTCATCACCCAGGTGGAGAAGGCGTGGGGTCTCACCATCCGCGACGGCTACGGGCAGACCGAGACGACGGCCATCGTGGGCAACTCCCCGGGCCAGAAGGTCAAAGCCGGCTCCATGGGCCGACCTCTGCCGGGCTTCACGGTGGCGCTGCTGGACGCGGATGGGAAGGAGGCGGAGGAGGGCGAGATCGCCCTCAAGCTGAGCCCCCGCCCGACGAGCCTCATGGCCGGCTACAAGGACGATCCGTCGAAGATGGAGAAGGCCCTGGCCGAGGGCTGGTACCGCACCGGGGATGTGGCCACGCGCGACGCGGACGGCTACCTCTGCTTCGTGGGCCGGGCCGACGACGTCTTCAAGAGCTCCGACTACCGCATCAGCCCCTTCGAGCTGGAGTCTTTTCTCATCGAGCACGAGTCCGTGGCGGAGGCGGCCGTGGTGCCCAGCCCGGATCCGCTGAAGCTGGCGGTGCCCAAGGCCTACATCATCCTGCGCGCGGGCTTCGAGCCCGACCGCGGCACGGCCCTGGCACTGTTCCGGTTCATCCGCGAGCGCCTCTCGCCCTACAAGCGCATCCGGATCCTGGAGTTCGGCGATCTGCCCAAGACCATCTCCGGCAAGATCCGGCGGGTGGAGCTCCGCAAGCGGGCCGCGGAGCAGACCCACTCGTCCACCGAATTCCGGGAGGAGCAGTTCCCTGAACTGAAGTAG
- a CDS encoding 2-hydroxyacid dehydrogenase: MSTRILSTSPLVGPALAELGARFPDLRLAAFRSPEWNAALPEAEALVVMLSEPITEADLDAAPKLKAIGTYSVGVNHLPGKACQARGIAVVNTPGVLTDATADIALALLMAVTRRVAEGEALVRSGQWQGWAPDQLLGPGLAGKFCGILGSGPIGQAFARRAQALGMTPLFWDREGRGGDVDYGAGGAPRLPLADLLPRSAVLSLHCPLTDQTRGMLGRAALEQLPEGAVIINTARGGIMDENAAIDLLESGRLGGVGLDVYEGEPRINPRWPKAPRAVLLPHLGSATVETREAMAHLLCEGLAAALAPSR; encoded by the coding sequence ATGAGCACGCGTATCCTCTCCACCTCCCCCCTCGTCGGCCCCGCCCTGGCCGAGCTTGGCGCCCGCTTTCCGGACCTCCGCCTGGCCGCCTTCCGCTCGCCCGAATGGAACGCCGCCCTGCCCGAGGCCGAGGCCCTGGTGGTGATGCTGTCCGAACCCATCACGGAGGCGGACCTGGACGCCGCGCCGAAGCTGAAGGCCATCGGCACCTACTCTGTGGGCGTGAACCACCTGCCCGGGAAGGCCTGCCAGGCCCGCGGCATCGCCGTGGTGAACACGCCCGGCGTGCTGACGGACGCCACGGCGGACATCGCCCTGGCCCTCCTCATGGCGGTGACGCGCCGCGTGGCGGAAGGCGAGGCCCTGGTGCGCTCCGGCCAGTGGCAGGGCTGGGCGCCCGACCAGCTGCTGGGACCGGGCCTGGCAGGCAAGTTCTGCGGCATCCTCGGCAGCGGCCCCATCGGCCAGGCCTTCGCCCGCCGCGCCCAGGCCCTGGGCATGACGCCCCTCTTCTGGGACCGCGAGGGCCGCGGCGGCGACGTGGACTACGGCGCGGGAGGCGCACCCCGCCTGCCCCTGGCGGACCTGCTCCCCCGCAGTGCCGTCCTGTCGCTCCACTGCCCGCTCACGGACCAGACCCGCGGCATGCTCGGCCGCGCCGCGCTGGAGCAGCTGCCCGAAGGCGCCGTGATCATCAACACCGCCCGCGGCGGCATCATGGACGAGAACGCCGCCATCGACCTGCTGGAGTCGGGCCGTCTCGGCGGCGTGGGACTGGATGTCTATGAAGGGGAACCGCGAATCAATCCGCGCTGGCCGAAGGCACCCCGCGCGGTCCTGCTGCCCCACCTCGGGTCCGCGACGGTGGAGACGCGCGAGGCCATGGCGCACCTGCTTTGTGAGGGACTCGCCGCGGCGCTGGCTCCATCCCGGTGA
- a CDS encoding CBS and ACT domain-containing protein, giving the protein MLVKEMMRSPVTVVGVEATIGEAHELLQAHGFRHLPVVDRGRLVGVLTDRDLRFATSNLCHTARTAEDPVSGAMSSPPLTADPLDPVEDAARIMREHKIGCLPVVDGGELVGILTGMDLLDALMILTGVTKPSSRLEVALADRPGELARLTAFLADRHVNIHSILTYPSPEAVRTVLRVASNQIRPLAEELRTAEFTVLWPPPKPWQH; this is encoded by the coding sequence ATGCTGGTGAAGGAGATGATGCGCAGTCCGGTGACGGTGGTTGGCGTGGAGGCCACCATCGGGGAGGCCCATGAGCTGCTCCAGGCCCACGGCTTCCGCCACCTTCCCGTGGTGGACCGGGGGCGCCTGGTGGGAGTCCTCACGGACCGGGACCTCCGCTTCGCCACCAGCAACCTCTGCCACACGGCGCGCACCGCGGAGGATCCCGTCTCCGGCGCCATGAGCAGCCCACCCCTGACGGCCGATCCCCTCGATCCGGTGGAAGATGCGGCGCGGATCATGCGCGAGCACAAGATCGGCTGCCTGCCGGTGGTGGACGGCGGTGAGCTGGTGGGCATCCTCACCGGCATGGACCTGCTGGACGCCCTCATGATCCTCACGGGCGTGACCAAGCCCTCCTCCCGGCTCGAGGTGGCCCTCGCGGACCGGCCGGGCGAGCTGGCCCGGCTCACGGCCTTCCTCGCCGATCGCCACGTCAACATCCACTCCATCCTCACCTACCCCTCGCCCGAGGCGGTCCGCACGGTGCTCAGGGTCGCCTCCAACCAGATCCGCCCCCTGGCGGAGGAACTGCGGACGGCCGAGTTCACGGTCCTGTGGCCGCCGCCCAAGCCATGGCAGCACTGA
- a CDS encoding acyl-CoA dehydrogenase has translation MKYLDDIRDVRFNLLEWLDLDAVLKSEAYQEVDRDQLGMVLDEALKVAKGSVAACNETGDRVGAQWENGKVRLPDGFAGAFQDLASGGWISATMNPEFGGMGLPESVGTGISEFLMGANTALGLKLLLTRGAAHLIETFGSDELKAVYCEKMYTGEWTGTMCLTEAGAGSDLGALTTKAVKQADGTYLISGEKIFITSGDHELTPNIIHAVLARTPDAPAGPKGLSLFVVPKVRVNADGSLGAPNDVACAGIEHKLGIHGSPTCSLVFGTNDGSQGFLLGQEGQGLAHMFQMMNAARYEVGVQGLGNASAAHQAALAYAKERLQGRAPSAGKGAGQSLIIEHPDVRRMLLMQSAYVQAMRALVTYTAWCMDMAHVSTGEERDRWQGLVELFTPVSKAWCSDWGFRVTEWALQTFGGYGYTMEYPAEQYLRDCKIASIYEGTNGIQALDLVGRKFRMQDGRPVKALMGLVGATVKSLAADPVLGPSARQLGDAAKALGAVLQEIPARENAALLLGLNAVPLLDMVGHVVAGHLLLQQAALAQGKLAALLQERSVDAGNPAAVRALLAESREAAFYQNKVQTAIHFAHRGLPLVAAQAVALQAGETAPMEAMF, from the coding sequence ATGAAGTACCTCGACGATATCCGTGATGTCCGCTTCAACCTCCTCGAGTGGCTGGATCTGGACGCGGTGCTGAAGTCCGAGGCCTACCAGGAGGTGGATCGCGACCAGCTCGGCATGGTGCTGGACGAGGCCCTCAAGGTCGCCAAGGGCAGCGTCGCCGCCTGCAACGAGACGGGGGACCGGGTCGGCGCCCAGTGGGAGAACGGGAAGGTCCGCCTGCCGGATGGCTTCGCCGGAGCCTTCCAGGATCTGGCCTCGGGCGGCTGGATCAGCGCCACCATGAACCCAGAGTTCGGCGGCATGGGCCTGCCGGAGTCCGTGGGCACGGGCATCAGCGAGTTCCTCATGGGCGCGAACACGGCCCTGGGGCTCAAGCTGCTGCTCACCCGCGGCGCCGCCCACCTCATCGAGACCTTCGGGAGCGATGAGCTGAAGGCGGTCTACTGCGAAAAGATGTACACCGGGGAGTGGACCGGCACCATGTGCCTCACGGAAGCCGGCGCGGGCAGCGACCTGGGCGCCCTAACCACCAAGGCCGTGAAGCAGGCCGATGGCACCTACCTCATCAGCGGCGAGAAGATCTTCATCACCAGCGGCGACCACGAGCTCACGCCGAACATCATCCATGCGGTGCTGGCCCGCACCCCCGATGCACCGGCCGGACCCAAGGGCCTGAGCCTCTTCGTGGTGCCCAAGGTCCGGGTGAATGCCGACGGCAGCCTGGGCGCACCCAACGACGTCGCCTGCGCCGGCATCGAGCACAAGCTGGGCATCCACGGTTCACCCACCTGCAGCCTCGTGTTCGGCACCAACGACGGCAGCCAGGGCTTCCTGCTGGGGCAGGAAGGGCAGGGGCTGGCCCACATGTTCCAGATGATGAACGCCGCCCGCTACGAGGTCGGTGTCCAGGGCCTGGGCAATGCCTCCGCCGCCCACCAGGCCGCCCTGGCCTATGCCAAGGAGCGCCTGCAGGGCCGCGCCCCCAGCGCGGGCAAGGGCGCCGGGCAGTCCCTCATCATCGAGCATCCCGATGTGCGGCGGATGCTCCTCATGCAGTCCGCCTACGTGCAGGCCATGCGCGCCCTGGTGACCTACACCGCCTGGTGCATGGACATGGCCCATGTCTCCACGGGCGAGGAGCGCGACCGCTGGCAGGGCCTGGTCGAGCTGTTCACGCCGGTCAGCAAGGCCTGGTGCTCGGACTGGGGCTTCCGCGTGACGGAATGGGCGCTGCAGACCTTCGGTGGCTACGGCTACACGATGGAGTATCCCGCCGAGCAGTACCTCCGCGACTGCAAGATCGCCTCGATCTACGAAGGCACCAATGGCATCCAGGCCCTGGATCTGGTGGGCCGCAAGTTCCGGATGCAGGATGGCCGTCCCGTGAAGGCCCTGATGGGGCTCGTGGGAGCGACGGTCAAGTCCCTGGCCGCCGACCCGGTCCTGGGTCCTTCCGCCCGCCAGCTGGGCGATGCCGCGAAGGCCCTGGGCGCGGTGCTCCAGGAGATCCCCGCCCGGGAGAATGCCGCCTTGCTCCTGGGACTGAATGCCGTGCCCCTGCTGGACATGGTCGGTCATGTGGTGGCGGGCCACCTCCTGCTCCAACAGGCGGCGCTGGCGCAGGGCAAGCTGGCCGCGCTTCTGCAGGAACGCAGCGTGGATGCCGGGAACCCCGCCGCCGTCCGGGCCCTCCTCGCGGAGAGCCGTGAAGCGGCCTTCTACCAGAACAAGGTCCAGACCGCGATCCACTTCGCCCACCGGGGCCTGCCCCTCGTGGCCGCCCAGGCCGTAGCCCTCCAGGCCGGCGAAACCGCTCCCATGGAGGCGATGTTCTAG
- a CDS encoding GNAT family N-acetyltransferase, which yields MFSIIPDGAGYREFVLLKDGQGVLLRIATPDDVERVAAFIQGLSRASMAMRFMGGVSSVSRKFVEDLCDENPHQQACLLAIEGEGAEQQVLGLGNYVGDGGAVAEVAFMIGDAHQGRGIGTLILERLAGLAAGAGYVGFEAELLHENQKMANVFRDSGFETTRAMEGGIIHVRFPLSAPEAQRERAEIRERVATANSLVPLLRPGSVAVVGASRDPASVGSIIFRNILKGGFQGAAYPVNPRAKTIEGVPAYPSLDSLPESPDLVVLAVPAIKVSALAKRALDKGARGLLVLTAGFAETGPEGARRQERLVRLARSRGARLVGPNCLGLLNTHAAVQLNASLATVMPPRGRVGFFSHSAALGVVILQYAAERGLGFSSFVSAGNRADVSGNDLLQYWEEDPDTDLALLYLETFGNPRRFARLARRISHRKPVLCVKSARSHAGRRVAQAHIAASPQNDAEVEALFHQAGVIRADTLEDLFDIALLLSHQPLPRGDRVAIVSNSGGVATICADACESHGMRIAGPGVVDLHAMATPEHYEQACREALEHPEVDALIASFACLGDCDPALVARAIRRAAVRAEQTTGIAKPTLLSLMGVSGAVPVGSATRGESTGTHRIFPSYRFPESAALALSKVVQYAHFRRQPPGRFLGYSDINAGEARRRVEQHVEKLPDSAHSIFSPAQARELVGFFGVPVTTLPEPAERKGPRVTLNLTADPDFGPIWRFHRQGVGSILRITPLTDLDIADVLERMHLLPTSGLGETLGRLTQLVEELPWLCTLEAQVAVHGETGALSPLPLQPDLRLTFTQVGFRKP from the coding sequence GTGTTCAGCATCATCCCTGACGGCGCAGGTTACCGGGAATTCGTCCTGCTGAAGGATGGCCAGGGCGTGCTCCTGCGGATCGCGACTCCGGATGACGTGGAGCGGGTGGCGGCCTTCATCCAGGGGCTCTCCCGCGCCAGCATGGCCATGCGGTTCATGGGCGGCGTGTCCAGCGTGTCCCGCAAGTTCGTGGAGGACCTCTGCGACGAGAACCCCCACCAGCAGGCCTGCCTGCTGGCCATCGAAGGCGAGGGGGCGGAGCAGCAGGTGCTCGGCCTGGGCAACTATGTGGGCGACGGCGGGGCCGTGGCCGAAGTGGCCTTCATGATCGGGGACGCGCACCAGGGCCGGGGCATCGGCACGCTGATCCTCGAGCGGCTGGCGGGCCTGGCCGCCGGCGCAGGGTACGTGGGCTTCGAGGCCGAGCTGCTCCACGAGAACCAGAAGATGGCCAACGTCTTCCGGGATTCCGGGTTCGAGACCACCCGGGCCATGGAGGGCGGCATCATCCACGTGCGCTTCCCCCTGAGCGCCCCCGAGGCCCAGCGCGAGCGCGCGGAGATCCGCGAGCGCGTGGCCACGGCCAATTCCCTCGTCCCGCTCCTGCGGCCCGGCAGCGTGGCCGTGGTGGGCGCCTCCCGGGACCCCGCCTCCGTGGGGAGCATCATTTTCCGCAACATCCTCAAGGGAGGCTTCCAGGGGGCTGCCTATCCGGTCAACCCCAGGGCCAAGACCATCGAAGGCGTGCCGGCCTATCCATCCCTGGACTCCCTGCCGGAGTCGCCGGACCTGGTGGTCCTCGCCGTCCCCGCCATCAAGGTGTCCGCCCTCGCCAAGCGCGCCCTGGACAAGGGCGCCCGCGGGCTCCTGGTCCTCACGGCCGGCTTCGCGGAGACGGGCCCGGAGGGCGCGCGGCGCCAGGAGCGCCTGGTGCGGCTGGCCCGCAGCCGGGGGGCGCGGCTGGTGGGCCCCAACTGCCTGGGCCTCCTGAACACGCATGCCGCCGTCCAGCTGAATGCCAGCCTCGCCACCGTGATGCCCCCCCGAGGCCGGGTGGGGTTCTTCAGCCACTCCGCGGCCCTGGGCGTGGTGATCCTGCAGTACGCCGCCGAGCGGGGGCTGGGCTTCTCCTCCTTCGTCTCGGCCGGGAACCGGGCCGATGTCTCGGGCAACGACCTGCTCCAGTACTGGGAGGAGGATCCGGACACCGACCTGGCCCTGCTCTACCTGGAGACCTTCGGGAATCCCCGCCGCTTCGCCCGGCTGGCCCGCCGCATCTCCCACCGCAAGCCGGTCCTCTGCGTGAAGAGCGCCCGGAGCCACGCCGGCCGCCGCGTGGCCCAGGCCCACATCGCGGCGAGCCCCCAGAACGACGCCGAGGTGGAGGCCCTCTTCCACCAGGCCGGCGTCATCCGGGCAGACACCCTGGAGGATCTGTTCGACATCGCGCTGCTGCTGTCCCACCAGCCCCTGCCCCGGGGGGACCGCGTGGCCATCGTCAGCAACTCCGGCGGGGTCGCGACCATCTGCGCGGATGCCTGCGAGTCCCACGGCATGCGGATCGCCGGCCCCGGCGTGGTGGACCTGCATGCCATGGCCACCCCCGAGCACTACGAGCAGGCCTGCCGGGAAGCCCTCGAGCATCCTGAGGTCGACGCCCTCATCGCCTCCTTCGCCTGCCTGGGGGACTGCGACCCGGCCCTGGTGGCCCGGGCCATCCGGCGGGCCGCGGTGCGCGCCGAGCAGACCACGGGCATCGCCAAACCGACCCTGCTCTCCCTCATGGGCGTGAGCGGCGCCGTGCCCGTGGGTTCGGCCACCCGGGGCGAAAGCACAGGCACGCACCGGATCTTCCCCTCCTACCGCTTCCCGGAATCCGCCGCCCTGGCGCTCTCCAAGGTGGTCCAGTACGCCCACTTCCGGAGACAGCCCCCCGGCCGGTTCCTGGGCTACTCGGACATCAACGCCGGGGAGGCCCGGCGCCGCGTGGAGCAGCATGTCGAGAAGCTGCCCGACTCCGCCCACTCGATCTTCTCGCCGGCCCAGGCCAGGGAGCTCGTGGGGTTCTTCGGCGTGCCCGTCACGACGCTCCCGGAACCCGCAGAACGGAAGGGCCCGAGGGTGACGCTCAACCTGACGGCCGACCCCGATTTCGGACCCATCTGGCGCTTCCACCGCCAGGGCGTGGGATCCATCCTCCGCATCACGCCGCTCACGGACCTGGACATCGCCGACGTCCTCGAGCGGATGCACCTGCTCCCCACCAGCGGGCTGGGAGAGACCCTCGGCCGCCTGACCCAGCTGGTGGAGGAGCTGCCCTGGCTCTGCACCCTGGAGGCCCAGGTCGCCGTCCACGGCGAGACCGGCGCCCTCAGTCCCCTGCCCCTGCAGCCCGACCTGCGCCTGACCTTCACCCAGGTCGGCTTCCGCAAACCCTGA